In one window of Lewinella sp. 4G2 DNA:
- a CDS encoding endonuclease/exonuclease/phosphatase family protein, whose protein sequence is MFRFLFHLLGYGTAFLAGCGLLARFIPPDQLWPPAIIALMLPVLLLFTLIYAGILVYRKDWRKLVFPLVILVFALPLVPQLFSFGGGTKSAKGEPTIRVLTTNVRLFRNDAWKKISADRSLSFAKSYDPDVLMVQESSRFANTKAERSYIKQHLGLGDYYQPTGKTAVTFASGLKKISSHYTPKAYNGFTVVDVDTELGKVRVINAHLQSNQISKLADRIGNDKDLDQTVNRAKSMLRSYATAAAKRAQQAEEIQAIVNASPHPVILGGDFNDVPSSYTYRKALSPRLRDAWAEAGTGLGTTFTGPIPWLRIDYLMVDTAFTIHSVERVETGYSDHRGLGVVLGL, encoded by the coding sequence TTGTTCCGCTTCCTCTTTCACTTGCTGGGTTACGGCACGGCCTTCCTCGCTGGATGCGGATTGCTGGCACGATTCATTCCGCCGGATCAACTCTGGCCCCCCGCCATCATTGCTTTGATGCTACCGGTGTTGCTGTTGTTTACCCTTATTTATGCGGGGATACTTGTCTACCGCAAGGATTGGCGCAAATTGGTTTTTCCACTGGTAATTTTAGTGTTTGCCCTCCCCCTGGTACCCCAACTCTTTTCTTTTGGTGGTGGAACCAAGTCAGCTAAAGGCGAGCCCACCATCAGGGTCCTCACGACTAATGTGCGATTGTTCCGGAATGACGCCTGGAAAAAAATCAGTGCGGACCGGAGCCTCTCCTTCGCCAAGTCTTATGACCCCGACGTGCTGATGGTCCAGGAGTCTTCCCGCTTCGCGAATACGAAGGCGGAACGGTCTTACATAAAGCAGCACCTTGGCCTCGGAGACTACTATCAACCAACGGGGAAAACGGCCGTGACCTTTGCGTCGGGCCTGAAGAAAATTTCCAGCCACTATACCCCCAAGGCCTACAACGGATTTACCGTGGTGGATGTGGATACGGAACTGGGGAAAGTCCGGGTGATAAACGCCCACCTGCAGTCCAACCAAATTTCCAAACTCGCCGACCGGATCGGTAACGATAAAGACCTGGACCAAACTGTAAATCGCGCCAAGTCCATGCTCCGCAGCTACGCCACAGCGGCCGCGAAGAGGGCCCAACAAGCGGAAGAAATCCAGGCCATCGTCAACGCCAGCCCGCACCCCGTCATTCTGGGCGGCGATTTTAATGACGTCCCTTCCTCCTATACCTACCGCAAAGCTCTCTCGCCCCGCCTACGGGATGCCTGGGCGGAAGCGGGAACGGGGCTCGGCACGACGTTCACCGGCCCGATCCCCTGGCTAAGGATTGATTACCTGATGGTGGATACAGCGTTCACCATTCACTCCGTAGAGCGGGTGGAGACGGGGTATTCGGACCACCGGGGCTTGGGAGTGGTGCTGGGACTTTAG
- a CDS encoding rhomboid family intramembrane serine protease, producing MLQSIWDDVRREFNFGNMVNKIIIVNVAVWIVVALTGVVFNIINGFSESPIFEQVLRFLAVTYDPWHLLTHPWTLITHMFLHVSFFHILWNMLFLLWFGRIMGDLYGDCRILPLYLAGGLFAFLFSFAVIYPTSLKDGISVAYGASGAVSCILTAIGVLSPEYSIRLMFLGNVRLKYIVIVTILIQVLSLGTLDNIGGTIDHIGGIIFGILFAVQLRKGRDITEPVANAISWVERTWDRLLTPSSDHKKKGPRSASRGGRSVKETTPKTRPSFMRKAGGEAKKSGHSSRSSTTYEEPELSHQEQLDAILDKIKERGYNSLSKEEKDFLFRASNQ from the coding sequence ATGCTACAATCCATCTGGGACGACGTCCGCCGCGAATTCAACTTTGGCAATATGGTCAACAAGATCATCATTGTCAACGTCGCCGTGTGGATCGTGGTGGCACTGACGGGGGTGGTCTTCAACATCATCAATGGCTTTAGTGAGTCGCCCATCTTCGAGCAAGTACTCCGCTTCCTGGCGGTGACCTACGACCCGTGGCATCTCTTGACGCACCCGTGGACGCTCATTACCCACATGTTCCTACACGTGAGTTTCTTCCACATCCTGTGGAATATGCTCTTCCTCCTGTGGTTCGGCCGCATTATGGGGGATTTGTACGGAGACTGTCGCATCCTACCGCTCTACCTGGCCGGTGGATTGTTTGCTTTTCTGTTCTCCTTTGCCGTGATCTACCCTACCTCCCTGAAGGATGGTATTTCCGTTGCCTACGGTGCGAGCGGAGCAGTCTCCTGTATCCTGACGGCGATTGGCGTCCTTTCCCCCGAGTACAGTATCCGCCTGATGTTTCTGGGTAACGTGCGACTCAAGTACATCGTCATCGTAACGATCCTGATCCAGGTTCTGAGCCTGGGGACGCTCGATAACATCGGAGGTACGATTGACCACATCGGTGGCATCATCTTTGGTATCCTCTTTGCCGTCCAACTGCGGAAAGGGCGCGACATCACCGAACCGGTTGCCAATGCAATCTCCTGGGTGGAGCGCACCTGGGATCGCCTCCTTACCCCTTCCTCCGATCATAAAAAGAAAGGCCCCCGCTCCGCTTCACGGGGTGGCCGTTCCGTCAAGGAAACAACGCCAAAGACGCGCCCCAGCTTTATGCGGAAGGCGGGTGGTGAGGCTAAGAAGTCCGGCCATTCTTCCCGGTCTTCCACGACCTACGAGGAGCCCGAACTTTCCCACCAGGAGCAGCTCGACGCTATTCTGGATAAGATCAAGGAGCGGGGTTACAATAGCCTTTCGAAGGAGGAAAAGGACTTTCTTTTCCGCGCTTCCAACCAGTAA
- a CDS encoding IS3 family transposase — translation MTKQTIYLALGVSRQAHAAFWKRRAKYEDAMNGAESQLKLLRREHPGLGLQKAWSMLRPRHISRNAFCREMTRRGYALVRKRNYVRVTRSGSYRYPNLIKELIINGVNQVWQSDTTYYRINNSFYYITFIIDVYSRQIVGVHTSKHLLATANIAALESAFRQCGQSDLQGLIFHSDGGSQYRSRQFVERLRSRGISSSMCDVALDNAYAERLNGVIKQEYLDHWQPKDFDQLKRLVNRAVKHYNTKRIHGRLPLRSSPKAFVAGWRSDQPGYRYALLIKDGQGVNEDLCPTVVKYLPTPGKYAREGRGQILPAGVKYLTEEKFKNRRA, via the coding sequence ATGACGAAGCAAACGATCTATTTAGCCTTGGGCGTTAGTCGACAAGCTCACGCTGCTTTTTGGAAGCGCCGAGCTAAGTACGAGGATGCCATGAACGGAGCTGAGTCTCAGTTAAAACTGTTGCGCAGAGAACACCCCGGCCTGGGCCTACAGAAAGCCTGGAGTATGCTACGGCCGCGGCATATCTCGCGCAACGCATTCTGCCGTGAGATGACCCGGCGTGGCTATGCCCTAGTCCGTAAACGCAACTACGTGCGGGTAACCCGATCGGGGTCCTATCGCTATCCTAATTTAATTAAAGAACTGATTATCAATGGGGTTAACCAAGTATGGCAGAGCGATACGACGTACTATCGCATCAACAATAGCTTTTACTACATCACCTTCATCATTGACGTTTATAGCCGTCAGATCGTAGGTGTCCATACGAGCAAACACCTACTGGCAACGGCAAACATCGCTGCCTTGGAAAGCGCTTTTCGCCAGTGTGGTCAGTCAGATCTACAGGGTCTCATCTTCCACAGCGATGGTGGTTCGCAGTATCGTAGTCGTCAGTTCGTCGAACGACTGCGTAGCAGAGGCATCTCAAGTAGTATGTGCGACGTAGCGCTGGACAATGCTTACGCTGAACGCCTCAACGGTGTGATCAAACAAGAGTACCTCGACCACTGGCAACCCAAAGACTTTGACCAGCTAAAGCGCCTGGTAAACAGAGCCGTGAAGCACTATAATACCAAACGGATCCACGGAAGGTTGCCGTTGCGAAGCAGTCCCAAAGCCTTTGTGGCCGGCTGGCGATCGGATCAGCCAGGCTACCGCTATGCGCTCTTGATCAAGGACGGCCAGGGGGTGAATGAAGACCTGTGCCCAACCGTCGTGAAGTATTTACCCACGCCCGGCAAGTATGCCCGTGAGGGGCGTGGGCAAATACTCCCCGCCGGTGTCAAGTACCTAACTGAGGAAAAATTTAAAAACCGTCGTGCGTAA
- a CDS encoding transposase, with translation MSTKNRKIRPTKRYGECFKRARVKDFEEGTFSVKQMVQLYGVSYQTIYNWIAKYSSMAKKNAVIVEVPNSQTAKLAELQRQLAEQQALLGRMAIQLDHKTRMLAIYEEEMPEFKKKAASTLRSADSSSKKKSQ, from the coding sequence ATGTCAACAAAAAATCGGAAGATCCGTCCCACCAAGCGCTACGGCGAGTGCTTCAAACGAGCCCGCGTCAAAGATTTTGAGGAGGGCACCTTTAGTGTCAAGCAAATGGTCCAGCTTTACGGCGTATCTTATCAAACGATCTACAACTGGATCGCTAAATACAGTAGCATGGCCAAGAAGAATGCCGTTATCGTCGAAGTCCCCAATAGTCAAACTGCTAAGCTTGCAGAACTGCAACGTCAGCTCGCCGAACAGCAAGCCCTCCTCGGTCGGATGGCCATTCAACTTGACCACAAAACGAGAATGCTGGCCATTTACGAAGAGGAGATGCCGGAGTTCAAAAAAAAAGCTGCTTCCACACTGCGCTCAGCCGACTCTTCGAGCAAAAAGAAGAGCCAATGA